The following proteins come from a genomic window of Triticum aestivum cultivar Chinese Spring chromosome 6A, IWGSC CS RefSeq v2.1, whole genome shotgun sequence:
- the LOC123130127 gene encoding cationic peroxidase 1: MAASCTTTWRCAFLALLVLFVSGAHGQLSPTFYASTCPNLEAIVRSVMNTTVANEKRMGASLLRLHFHDCFVEGCDGSVLLDNVPATPTTPAFFGERNAFGNINSLRGFDVIAKIKTAVEQACPGVVSCADILTLAARDGTVLLGGPTWTVPLGRRDSTTASMDLANRDLPPPFANLTSPDGSGLIERFVRKGLSAAEMTVLSGAHTIGSAQCQNYRLRLYNEARIDFQFAEGLKANCPQNGPANDTFLAPLDSTGSTFDNKYYADLTSLRGLLHSDQVLYPQNNQTQVKIVLKYKGDNAAFFADFAAAMIKMGNLSPLTGTAGQIRTNCSIVNR, encoded by the exons ATGGCGGCGTCCTGCACCACCACCTGGCGTTGCGCATTCCTCGCGCTACTGGTCCTTTTCGTCTCCGGTGCCCACGGGCAGCTCAGCCCGACGTTCTACGCGTCGACCTGCCCGAACCTGGAGGCCATCGTCCGCAGCGTCATGAACACTACCGTCGCCAACGAGAAACGGATGGGCGCCTCGCTGCTCAGGCTccacttccacgactgcttcgtcgAG GGGTGCGACGGATCGGTCCTCCTGGACAACGTGCCGGCTACTCCGACTACTCCGGCTTTCTTTGGCGAGAGGAACGCGTTCGGGAACATCAACTCCCTACGCGGCTTCGACGTCATCGCCAAGATCAAGACCGCAGTGGAGCAAGCCTGCCCGGgcgtcgtctcctgcgccgacatcctCACCCTCGCCGCACGGGACGGCACCGTTCTG CTTGGCGGGCCAACCTGGACGGTGCCGCTCGGCAGGCGCGACTCGACGACGGCGAGCATGGACCTGGCGAACAGGGACCTCCCGCCGCCGTTCGCCAACCTCACCAGTCCTGACGGTAGCGGGCTCATCGAGAGGTTCGTCAGGAAGGGCCTGAGCGCGGCCGAGATGACCGTGCTCTCCGGCGCGCACACCATCGGCTCCGCGCAGTGCCAGAACTACCGGCTCCGCCTCTACAACGAAGCCCGCATCGATTTTCAGTTCGCCGAGGGGCTCAAGGCCAACTGCCCCCAAAATGGCCCCGCCAACGACACCTTCCTGGCGCCGTTGGACTCGACGGGGTCCACCTTCGACAATAAGTACTACGCGGACCTCACCAGCTTGCGCGGCCTCCTCCACTCCGACCAGGTTCTCTACCCCCAGAACAACCAGACGCAGGTTAAGATAGTGCTCAAGTACAAAGGAGACAACGCCGCCTTCTTTGCCGATTTCGCAGCCGCGATGATAAAGATGGGGAACCTCAGCCCGCTCACGGGAACCGCCGGCCAGATCAGGACCAACTGTAGTATCGTCAACCGCTGA